One genomic segment of Panicum virgatum strain AP13 chromosome 2N, P.virgatum_v5, whole genome shotgun sequence includes these proteins:
- the LOC120663002 gene encoding pathogenesis-related protein 1-like, whose translation MATSWLALAAFAAAAVLAAPCAAQDSPQDFVDPHNAARSDVGVGAVSWDDAVAAYARSYAAQRRGDCALVHSGGPYGENIFWGSAGADWSAADAVASWVSEKRWYDHGSNSCSAPEGRSCGHYTQVVWRDSTAVACARVVCDNGGGVFITCNYNPPGNVVGQSPY comes from the coding sequence CGTGGCTGGCCCTGGCGGccttcgcggccgccgccgtgctcgccgcgccgTGCGCGGCGCAGGACTCGCCGCAGGACTTCGTGGACCCGCACAACGCGGCGCGGTCCGACGTCGGCGTGGGCGCCGTGTCCTGGGACGACGCCGTGGCGGCCTACGCGCGGAGCTACGCGGCGCAGCGGCGGGGCGACTGCGCGCTGGTGCACTCCGGCGGGCCCTACGGCGAGAACATCTTCTGGggctccgccggcgccgactGGTCGGCGGCCGACGCCGTGGCGTCGTGGGTGTCCGAGAAGCGGTGGTACGACCACGGCAGCAACAGCTGCTCGGCGCCGGAGGGCCGGTCGTGCGGCCACTACACGCAGGTGGTGTGGCGCGACTCCACCGCCGTCGCCTGCGCCCGCGTCGTCTgcgacaacggcggcggcgtcttcaTCACCTGCAACTACAACCCGCCGGGCAACGTCGTCGGCCAGAGCCCGTACTAG